The region TAGTATAAGGAATTGCATCAAATGGTTGTTCAACAGTAACGTGTATTGTTTGTGTAAATGTAGCTTCATTTCCACAATTATCGGATACTATCCACTCTCTTATAATATTGTATTGATAAATTGAAATTATAGAGGTTGTTTCATTAAATGTTATAGTTCCAATTCCATAACAATTATCTATAAATTGTAAATTAGGAACTGTTGGAATGGCGTCACAATTTGCATTTATATCTGTTTGGATTTCTCCAACTAAAGTAGGAGGGGAAGTATCAAATACTGTTATTGTTTGTGTATATGTAGTTACATTTTGACAATCATCTGCAAATGTCCAAGTTCTATAAATTATATAATTTCCTGCGCAATTTGATTCTTCAGTGTTGATTACATCATTGACTGTTATAGAGATTTCATTGTCACAAGCATCAGATGATGTCATAGTAACCGGTTGTGGAATAGCATCACATGATACACTAATATTTTCAGGTAATGTCGATGTAATCACTGGCGCTGTAGTATCTTGAATAGTAAAAGTAGCGGTTGAAGTCGAACTATTTCCGCAATTGTCAGTTGCTGTAAAAGTAACAGTAGCCGAACCCGTAGCACCACACGTATCAGAAACGGAACTAAAGTTATTAGTCCAAGTCACTGAAGAACACGCATCGGTAGCTGAAGCACCACCGTTAGAAGCCAACCATGCATTCAAAGCAGTTGAGTTTCCATTACCATCACATTCTACGGTTTGATTAGCCGCTTGAATGGCAATTACCGGTGCAGTTGTATCTTGAATAGTGAATGTTGCAGTAGAAGAAGTACTGTTACCACATGAATCAGTCGCTGTAAAAGTTACAGTAGCCGAACCCGTAGCACCGCAAGTATCTGAAAGTGAACTAAAATTATTCGTCCATGTCACATTCGAACAAACATCAGAAGCTGAAGCACCACCGTTAGCTGCTAACCATGCATTCAAAGCTGTTGTATTGCCGTTACCATCACATTCCACAGTTTGGTTTGCCGCTTGAATGGCAATCACGGGTGCCGTAGTATCTTGAATGGTAAAAGTAGCGATTGAAGTCGAACTATTTCCACAAGTATCAGTCGCTGTAAAAGTAACAGTAGCCGAACCTGTAGCGCCACAAGTATCTGAAAGTGAAGTAAAGTTATTCGTCCAAGTCACATTCGAACACGCATCACTAGCTGAAGCACCACCGTTAGAGGCCAACCAGGCATTTAAGGCAGTTGTATTTCCATTACCATCACATTCTACGGTTTGATTAGCCGCTTGAATGGCAATTACCGGTGCAGTTGTATCTTGAATAGTGAATGTTGCAGTAGAAGAAGTACTGTTACCACATGAATCAGTCGCTGTAAAAGTTACAGTAGCCGAACCCGTAGCACCGCAAGTATCTGAAAGTGAAGTAAAGTTATTCGTCCAAGTCACTGAAGAACACGCATCACTAGCTGAAGCACCACCGTTAGAAGCCAACCATGCATTCAAAGTAGTTGAGTTTCCATTACCATCACATTCCACGGTTTGATTTGCAGCCTGAATCGCAATCACTGGTGCCGTTGTATCTTGAATAGTAAATGTTGCAGTAGAAGAAGTACTATTTCCACAAGTATCAGTCGCTGTAAAAGTAACGGTTGCCGAACCTGTTGCACCACACGTATCTGAAACCGAACTAAAGTTATTGGTCCAAGTCACATTCGAACACGCATCGGTAGCTGAAGCACCACCGTTAGAAGCTAACCACGCATTCAACGCAGCTGTATTGCCGTTACCATCACATTCTACAGTTTGGTTTGTAGCCTGAATAGCAATCACGGGTGCCGTTGTATCTTGAATCGTAAATGTTGCAGTAGAAGAAGTACTATTTCCACAATTATCAGTCGCTGTAAAAGTTACAGTAGCCGAACCCGTAGCACCGCAAGTATCTGAAAGTGAACTAAAATTATTCGTCCAAGTCACATTCGAACAAGTATCACTAGCCGAAGCACCACCGTTAGAAGCTAACCATGCATTCAAAGCAGTTGAGTTTCCATTACCATCACATTCCACGGTTTGATTTGCAGCCTGAATCGCAATTACTGGTGCCGTTGTATCTTGAATAGTAAATGTTGCAGTTGACGAAGAACTGTTTCCACAATTGTCAGTCGCTGTAAAAGTTACCGTTGCCGAACCCGTAGCACCACAAGTATCTGAAAGTGAAGTAAAGTTATTCGTCCAAGTCACATTCGAACACGCATCGGTAGCTGAAGCACCACCGTTGGAAGCCAACCACGCATTTAATGCAGCTGTATTGCCATTACCATCACATTCTACGGTTTGATTCGCCGCTTGAATGGCAATTACTGGTGCCGTTGTATCTTGAATCGTAAATGTTGCAGTTGACGAAGAACTGTTTCCACAAGTATCAGTCGCTGTAAAAGTTACAGTAGCCGAACCCGTAGCACCACACGTATCAGAAACGGAAGAGAAGTTATTCGTCCAAGTCACATTTGAACAGGCATCCGTAGCTGAAGCACCACCATTTGAAGCCAACCATGCATTCAACGCAGTTGTATTGCCGTTACCATCACATTCTACGGTTTGATTCGCTGCTTGAATGGCAATTACTGGTGCCGTTGTATCTTGAATAGTAAATGTTGCAGTTGAAGAAGTACTATTTCCACAATTGTCAGTTGCTGTAAAAGTAACGGTTGCCGAACCTGTTGCACCACACGTATCTGAAAGTGAAGTAAAGTTATTCGTCCAAGTCACATTCGAACACGCATCGGTAGCTGAAGCACCACCGTTAGAAGCCAACCAGGCATTCAAAGCAGTTGAGTTTCCATTACCATCACATTCCACGGTTTGGTTTGTAGCCTGAATAGCAATCACGGGTGCCGTAGTGTCTTGAATGGTAAAAGTAGCGGTTGACAAAAAACTGTTTCCACAATTATCAGTCGCTGTAAAAGTTACCGTTGCCGAACCCGTACCGCCACACGTATCTGAAAAGTGAAGTAAAGTTATTCTCCCAAGTCACATTTGAACACCCATCACTAGCTGAAGCACCCACCGTTAGAAGCCAACCAAGCATTTAAGGCAGTTGAGTTTCCATTACCATCACATTCCACAGTTTGATTTGCCGCTTGAATCGCAAATGACTGGCGCTGTAGTATCTTGAATAGTGAATGTTGCAGTAGAAGACGCACTGTTTCCGCAGTTATCAGTCGCTGTAAAAGTAACGGTTGCCGAACCCGTAGCACCACACGTATCCGAAAGTGAATTAAAGTTATTCGTCCAAGTCACTGAAGAACACGCATCACTAGCTGAAGCACCACCGTTAGAAGCCAACCATGCATTCAAAGCAGTTGAGTTTCCATTACCATCACATTCCACGGTTTGGTTTGCCGCTTGAATGGCAATCACTGGCGCCGTTGTATCTTGAATAGTAAATGTTGCAGTTGACGAAGAACTGTTTCCACAAGTATCAGTCGCTGTAAAAGTTACCGTTGCCGAACCCGTAGCGCCACACGTATCTGAAAGTGAACTAAAGTTATTTGTCCAAGTCACATTCGAACAAGCATCCGTAGCTGAAGCACCACCGTTAGAAGCCAACCATGCATTCAAAGCAGTTGAGTTTCCATTACCATCACATTCCACGGTTTGATTTGCCGCTTGAATGGCAATCACTGGCGCTGTAGTATCTTGAATCGTAAATGTAGCAGTAGTAGAAGTACTGTTTCCACAAGTATCAGTTGCTGTAAAAGTTACCGTTGCCGAACCCGTAGCACCACACGTATCTGAAAGTGAAGTAAAGTTATTCGTCCAAGTCACATTCGAACAAGCATCCGTAGCTGAAGCACCACCGTTAGAAGCCAACCATGCATTCAAAGCAGTTGAGTTTCCATTACCATCACATTCCACGGTTTGATTTGCCGCTTGAATGGCAATCACTGGCGCTGTAGTATCTTGAATCGTAAATGTAGCAGTAGTAGAAGTACTGTTTCCACAAGTATCAGTTGCTGTAAAAGTTACCGTTGCCGAACCCGTAGCACCACACGTATCTGAAAGTGAAGTAAAGTTATTCGTCCAAGTCACATTCGAACAAGCATCCGTAGCTGAAGCACCACCGTTAGAAGCCAACCATGCATTCAAAGCAGTTGAGTTTCCATTACCATCACATTCCACGGTTTGATTTGCCGCTTGAATGGCAATCACTGGCGCTGTAGTATCTTGAATCGTAAATGTAGCAGTAGTAGAAGTACTGTTTCCACAATTGTCAGTTGCTGTAAAAGTTACCGTTGCCGAACCCGTAGCACCACACGTATCTGAAAGTGAAGTAAAGTTATTCGTCCAAGTCACATTCGAACAAGCATCCGTAGCTGAAGCACCACCGTTAGAAGCCAACCATGCATTCAAAGCAGTTGAGTTTCCATTACCATCACATTCTACGGTTTGATTCGCCGCTTGAATGGCAATGACTGGCGCCGTTGTATCTTGAATAGTGAATGTAGCAGTAGAAGAAGTACTGTTTCCACAAGTATCAGTCGCTGTAAAAGTTACAGTAGCCGAACCCGTAGCACCGCAAGTATCTGAAAGTGAAGTAAAGTTATTCGTCCAAGTCACATTCGAACAAGCATCCGTAGCTGAAGCACCACCGTTAGAAGCCAACCATGCATTCAAAGCAGTTGAGTTTCCATTACCATCACATTCCACGGTTTGATTTGCCGCTTGAATGGCAATCACTGGCGCTGTAGTATCTTGAATCGTAAATGTAGCAGTAGTAGAAGTACTGTTTCCACAATTGTCAGTTGCTGTAAAAGTAACAGTAGCCGAACCCGTAGCACCACACGTATCTGAAACCGAACTAAAGTTATTGGTCCAAGTCACATTCGAACACGCATCGGTAGCTGAAGCTCCACCATTTGAAGCCAACCAAGCATTTAATGCAGTTGTATTACCATTACCATCACATTCTACGGTTTGATTCGCCGCTTGAATGGCAATTACTGGTGCCGTTGTATCTTGAATAGTAAAAGTAGCGGTTGAAGTCGAACTATTTCCACAATTGTCAGTTGCTGTAAAAGTAACAGTAGCCGAACCCGTAGCACCACACGTATCAGAAACGGAAGAGAAATTATTCGTCCAAGTCACATTCGAACAGGCATCGGTAGCTGAAGCACCACCGTTAGAAGCCAACCAAGCATTTAAAGCAGTGGTGTTTCCATTACCATCACATTCTACGGTTTGATTCGCCGCTTGAATCGCAATCACTGGTGCCGTTGTATCTTGAATCGTGAATGTTGCAGTAGAAGAAGTACTGTTTCCACAATTATCAGTCGCTGTAAAAGTAACAGTAGCCGAACCTGTTGCACCACACGTATCTGAAACCGAACTAAAGTTATTAGTCCAAGTCACATTCGAACAAGCATCCGTAGCTGAAGCACCACCGTTAGAAGCCAACCACGCATTTAATGCAGCTGTATTGCCGTTACCATCACATTCCACAGTTTGGTTTGCCGCTTGAATGGCAATCGCTGGTGCCGTTGTATCTTGAATGGTGAAGGTTTGCGTAACTTGTGTTGTATTATTACAAGCATCTTTTATAGTATAAACTCTTGAAACTATTATTGGACAAGTACCAGAAACGGAATCAATATACGTTATAGATGCAATTGAAGAAGTATCGTTTATTGAACCTCCGGCAGAAATAAATTGACTTTCTGATATTGTAATAAGAGATGATGAATAGGCTAAATTTCCATTTTCATCTATAGAATTAGTTGAACATCCTTCAATAATTTTATTACTTGGAGCTACTACTACAGGTGGCGTAACATCACCGCCATTGATTATAAACGTTTTAGTAGCTGTACAATTAAATTTATCAGTAACAGTTACTGTATAGGAACCATTAGCAAGATTAGATAAATCTTGGGATGTTGCACCATTACTCCATGAATAGGTGTAAGGAGGTGTACCACCTGAAACTGAAAGATCAATTGAGCCCGTATTTCCAGATGAACAAGGTGAAGAATTGACTAATCCTGTAATTTGAATTGGATCAGGAAGGGTTATCGTTTGAGTACTGGTACTAATTTGAGGCGGGCTACTTGAATCGGTAACTTGTAAAGTGACTGTATACGGTCCGCCTGGAAAGGGATAAGTATGAGAAGGGCTTTGTTGAGTAGAAGTTGTACCATCGCCAAAGTTCCACAAATAGGAATAAGGTTTCTTACCTCCATTTGTGTCATCGTCAAAGTTTACTGTTGTAGTACTACCCGTTGTACAATAAGTGTAATCGAATTGAACAGCTAAAGGAGCAGATACAATTAAACTATTGGGTAATTCACATTGCGATTTACTGAATGTATTACAAGTATAAGAGGAAAGTTCTGGGTCAGCAGTATTTCCATTAGTTTTCCAAACAATCAATATACGAGACAAAGACAATTCATATCCACAAGTCCAAGGAAAACCTGAGGGAAAACCTGGAATATTCAATAGCCTTAATCCAGATCCTGGGTTGACCACTCCTAAATAGCTATTAATTTGAAGTGTTTGAATTAAATTCCCATTTTGATCTTTTACTAATATATCAGCAAAAATTCTTGTTTGATGAATTGCACTATTTGAATTTGAAGTGTAATTCAACCATAAATATACATTTTGAATATTTGGAGGAGTACAAGGGGTAGTAATTGGAACTCCTGAAGAACTAGAAATACTCAAATAAACATTATCTAAGGTATAATTGTTAGAAGTACAATTGAAGTAGTCCAAATAATAATTTGGTGCACTTCCACAATTTCTTAAATCAGGTTTATCCGTCGTGAATTGGCCATAAGTAAAACTTATCCAAAAACATAAGGATAAAATTAAAGGGGTAATTTTGGTTTTCATGTACATTGTTTGTTAGATTTAACAATCCGTTAAAAAATATACCTGAAAATAAATGTGTTAGTTACTTAAATTTGGGGTAGAAATTTAATGTAAACATCATTTGGAGATTGAATAAAAATTAAACTGAACTTTTTTAGAAAAAGTAGCTTATAAATGGAGTATGATTGATTCGGGAGTTAAAATTAAGTAGTTAAATTTCTTTTTGAATAAAAAATCGTTCATCTGTAAGTTAAAATCTTCAAAGTGTAAATTATTGATGATTAAATAGTTAAAAATTATTAATAAATTTAGAAATCAAATTTTAACAGTTAATTACTTGAACTATGAAAAATTTATTTTTAATAAGACATGCAAAATCGAGTTGGGATTTTCCTTTAAGTGATATTGATAGACCAATTTCTCAAAGAGGAATTCAAGATGCTTTATTAGTATCAGTAGCGATGCAAAACATACTTCCAAAAAAGTTTATAGTTTGGAGTAGTATAGCAAGAAGAACTAAAGAAACCTCATATATTTTTGCTCAAAATTTAGTATTTCCAATAGAAAATATTATCTTTAGAGAGGATTTGTATACATTTGATTATAAAGATTTAT is a window of Flavobacterium indicum GPTSA100-9 = DSM 17447 DNA encoding:
- a CDS encoding PKD domain-containing protein; the protein is MKTKITPLILSLCFWISFTYGQFTTDKPDLRNCGSAPNYYLDYFNCTSNNYTLDNVYLSISSSSGVPITTPCTPPNIQNVYLWLNYTSNSNSAIHQTRIFADILVKDQNGNLIQTLQINSYLGVVNPGSGLRLLNIPGFPSGFPWTCGYELSLSRILIVWKTNGNTADPELSSYTCNTFSKSQCELPNSLIVSAPLAVQFDYTYCTTGSTTTVNFDDDTNGGKKPYSYLWNFGDGTTSTQQSPSHTYPFPGGPYTVTLQVTDSSSPPQISTSTQTITLPDPIQITGLVNSSPCSSGNTGSIDLSVSGGTPPYTYSWSNGATSQDLSNLANGSYTVTVTDKFNCTATKTFIINGGDVTPPVVVAPSNKIIEGCSTNSIDENGNLAYSSSLITISESQFISAGGSINDTSSIASITYIDSVSGTCPIIVSRVYTIKDACNNTTQVTQTFTIQDTTAPAIAIQAANQTVECDGNGNTAALNAWLASNGGASATDACSNVTWTNNFSSVSDTCGATGSATVTFTATDNCGNSTSSTATFTIQDTTAPVIAIQAANQTVECDGNGNTTALNAWLASNGGASATDACSNVTWTNNFSSVSDTCGATGSATVTFTATDNCGNSSTSTATFTIQDTTAPVIAIQAANQTVECDGNGNTTALNAWLASNGGASATDACSNVTWTNNFSSVSDTCGATGSATVTFTATDNCGNSTSTTATFTIQDTTAPVIAIQAANQTVECDGNGNSTALNAWLASNGGASATDACSNVTWTNNFTSLSDTCGATGSATVTFTATDTCGNSTSSTATFTIQDTTAPVIAIQAANQTVECDGNGNSTALNAWLASNGGASATDACSNVTWTNNFTSLSDTCGATGSATVTFTATDNCGNSTSTTATFTIQDTTAPVIAIQAANQTVECDGNGNSTALNAWLASNGGASATDACSNVTWTNNFTSLSDTCGATGSATVTFTATDTCGNSTSTTATFTIQDTTAPVIAIQAANQTVECDGNGNSTALNAWLASNGGASATDACSNVTWTNNFTSLSDTCGATGSATVTFTATDTCGNSTSTTATFTIQDTTAPVIAIQAANQTVECDGNGNSTALNAWLASNGGASATDACSNVTWTNNFSSLSDTCGATGSATVTFTATDTCGNSSSSTATFTIQDTTAPVIAIQAANQTVECDGNGNSTALNAWLASNGGASASDACSSVTWTNNFNSLSDTCGATGSATVTFTATDNCGNSASSTATFTIQDTTAPVICDSSGKSNCGM
- a CDS encoding SixA phosphatase family protein, with the translated sequence MKNLFLIRHAKSSWDFPLSDIDRPISQRGIQDALLVSVAMQNILPKKFIVWSSIARRTKETSYIFAQNLVFPIENIIFREDLYTFDYKDLLQSIQSCEDRIDTIILFGHNDAITKFVNKFGNRNIDNVPTSGVVQIGFQEQKWSDISKGTTLHMLFPKSIRAENKNEYIH
- a CDS encoding gliding motility-associated C-terminal domain-containing protein, which produces MSTATFTIQDTTAPVIAIQATNQTVECDGNGNSTALNAWLASNGGASATDACSNVTWTNNFTSLSDTCGATGSATVTFTATDNCGNSTSSTATFTIQDTTAPVIAIQAANQTVECDGNGNTTALNAWLASNGGASATDACSNVTWTNNFSSVSDTCGATGSATVTFTATDTCGNSSSSTATFTIQDTTAPVIAIQAANQTVECDGNGNTAALNAWLASNGGASATDACSNVTWTNNFTSLSDTCGATGSATVTFTATDNCGNSSSSTATFTIQDTTAPVIAIQAANQTVECDGNGNSTALNAWLASNGGASASDTCSNVTWTNNFSSLSDTCGATGSATVTFTATDNCGNSTSSTATFTIQDTTAPVIAIQATNQTVECDGNGNTAALNAWLASNGGASATDACSNVTWTNNFSSVSDTCGATGSATVTFTATDTCGNSTSSTATFTIQDTTAPVIAIQAANQTVECDGNGNSTTLNAWLASNGGASASDACSSVTWTNNFTSLSDTCGATGSATVTFTATDSCGNSTSSTATFTIQDTTAPVIAIQAANQTVECDGNGNTTALNAWLASNGGASASDACSNVTWTNNFTSLSDTCGATGSATVTFTATDTCGNSSTSIATFTIQDTTAPVIAIQAANQTVECDGNGNTTALNAWLAANGGASASDVCSNVTWTNNFSSLSDTCGATGSATVTFTATDSCGNSTSSTATFTIQDTTAPVIAIQAANQTVECDGNGNSTALNAWLASNGGASATDACSSVTWTNNFSSVSDTCGATGSATVTFTATDNCGNSSTSTATFTIQDTTAPVITSTLPENISVSCDAIPQPVTMTSSDACDNEISITVNDVINTEESNCAGNYIIYRTWTFADDCQNVTTYTQTITVFDTSPPTLVGEIQTDINANCDAIPTVPNLQFIDNCYGIGTITFNETTSIISIYQYNIIREWIVSDNCGNEATFTQTIHVTVEQPFDAIPYTICQDETPIDLFTLLNDNVPITGTWVEDNTSGALNGSIFDPSGLVFGYYTIKYIVNVDDDSCPMIFEVYIHVDDCGVLANCEINVYNAVSPNGDGLNDVFIIDGITCYPNNTVEIYNRWGILVYDTSGYNNSSIAFKGYSENKLTVGDARLPGDTYFYILKYKDAQNNSFEKTGYLYLKY